DNA from Pseudomonas mendocina:
CCGTGGCCGCAGGCACCCGGGCCAGAGCGATGGATTTGTTCAGCGTCGGCGAGAAGCTGCCACTGGTGATCTCACCCTCACCGACACCTTCGACACGCACCACCTGGTGGGCACGCAGCACGCCACGCTCCTCCAGCACCAGACCAACCAGCTTGCTCGGGCAACCGGCAGCGCGCTGCGCCTGCAGAGCGGCTCGGCCGATGAAATCACGCTCGACAGGCTCCCAGGCCAGCGTCCAGGCCATGTTGGCAGCCAGCGGAGATACGCTCTCGTCCATGTCCTGGCCATAGAGGTTCATGCCGGCCTCCAGCCGCAGGGTGTCGCGCGCGCCCAGGCCAATGGGGGCGATCCCCGCGCCGACCAGCTCATTGAGGAAGTACACCACCTCACTGCTCGGCAACACGATTTCCAGGCCGTCCTCGCCGGTGTAGCCGGTACGGGCGATGAACCAGTCACCTTCGGGCAGTCCCTCGAACGGCTTGAGCTCCTGGATCAGGGCAGCGCGAGCCTGGGTCACCAGCTCCGCCGTGCGCACGCGGGCCTTGGGCCCCTGGATGGCGAGCATGGCCAGGTCGCGGCGCTCGCGCAGTTGCACGTCGAAGTCCGCGGCCTGAGCGTGCATCCACGCCAGATCCTTGTCGCGTGTACCAGCGTTGACCACCAGGCGATAACCGTCTGCGCTGCGGTAAACGATCAGGTCATCGATCACCCCGCCCTGCTCGTTGAGCATGGCGCTGTACAACGCCTTGCCGATGCCCTGCAGGCGCGCCACATCGTTTGCCAGCAGGCGTTGCAGATAGGCCTGCGCCTGGCTGCCGCTGACGTCCACCACGCACATGTGCGAGACGTCGAACACGCCGCACTCGCGGCGCACCTGATGGTGCTCCTCCACTTGCGAACCGTAGTGCAGCGGCATGTCCCAGCCGCCGAAATCCACCATCTTGGCCCCCAGCGCCAGGTGCAGGTCATAGAGGGGGGTACGCTGTCCCATGGGTATCTCCTTCCGGGCTTGGCGAAGCGATTCAGACCCCCGAGAAGCTAGCTGCGTTGCCATTGCGGCGTTGCAACCAGGTTCAAAATGCTCATGTGCAAAAGCACACTCCGCTTTTTCACCTGTCTGCGCCTTGCACTGGCGGCCTCGCTTACGCTTCTCGACACGTCTGCCGGGTTACCCGGCTCGCGAATGGCGCGCATTGTAGCCGCAAGGTCGGCGGGGGTCATCTGACCAAAGGTCGCGCGGAGCGTAGGGCGAGCTCAGGAGCGCCAGCGAACAATTCGCCAAGGCGCCACAACTTGCCATCGAGCCCAATGGTGTACTGCTTCGCGAACGGATCGCCGCCCGGTACACCCTACCTGCGAGGGAGACCCACCCAGCTCTGAGCGCCAGTAGACACCACCACCCTCAGCCGAAACTGCGCGCCGAGCGACGAATCAGCAGAATCACCGGCAACAGACCGACCAATACCAGCGTAAGGGCAGGCAGCGCAGCGCGCGCCCACTCACCCTCGCTGGTCATCTCGAATACCCGCACGGACAGGGTGTCCCAGCCGAAGGGGCGCATCAGCAAGGTCGCCGGCATTTCCTTGAGCACGTCGACGAATACCAGCAGCGCGGCCGACAAGGTGCCCGGCAGCAAAAGTGGCAAGTACACCTTGAAGAACAGCCCGAAACCGCCGACGCCCAGGCTCCGCGAAGCCTCGGGCAGGGATGGGCGGATCCGCGCCAGGCTGGTTTCCAGTGGCCCGAACGCCACCGCCATGAAACGTATCAGGTAGGCCACCAGCAGCGCCGCCAGGCTGCCCAGCAGCAGCGGCTTACCGGCGCCCCCCAATGCCGTGGACAGCGGAATCACCAGCTCGCGATCCAGGAAACTGAACGCCAGCATGATCGCTACCGCCAGCACCGAGCCCGGCAATGCATAGCCGATGTTGCCCAGCGCCACACCGAAGCGCACACCGCGATTCGGCGCCTGACGGCGGGCGAAGGCCAGCAGCATCGCCACGCTGACGGTGATCAGCGCCGCCATGCCGCCCAGGTACAGGGTATGCAGGATCAAACCGGCGTAACGCTCATCGAGATCGAAACGGCCGCGTTGCCAGAACCACGCCAGCAGTTGCAGCAACGGGATGACGAAGGCGCAAGCGAACACCAGACCGCACCAGGCACTGGCGGCGAAGGCCTTCCAGCCATGCAGGTGATACAGCGCCTTGCCTCTTGGCCGCTCGTTGGCCGGCCGCGCAGCGCCGCGGGCACGGCGCTCGCCGTAAAGCACCAGCGCGACGGCGAGCAGTAGCAAGCTGGCCAGTTGGGTGGCGCTGGTCAGGCTGTAGAAGCTGTACCAGGTCTTGTAGATGGCCGTGGTGAAGGTGTCGAAATTGAACACCGACACCGCGCCGAAATCGGCCAGGGTTTCCATGATCGCCAGCGCCAGACCGGCACCGATGGCCGGCCGCGCCATTGGCAAGGCCACACGCCAGAAAGCCTGCCAAGGGCTCTGCCCGAGCACTCGCGCCGCCTCCATCAGGCCCTTGCCCTGAGCCAGAAAGGCACCACGGGCAAGCAGGTAAACGTAGGGGTAGAACACCAGTACCAGGACGATGATCACGCCACCGGTCGAACGCACGCGCGGCAGCCGGAAGCCGCTGCCGAACCACTCGCGCAGCAGCGTCTGCACGGGACCTGCGAAATCCAGCAGGCCGACGAAGACGAAAGCCAGTACGTAGGCGGGAATGGCGAAGGGCAGCATCAGCGCCCAGTCCAGCCAGCGCCGACCGGGAAACTCGCAAAGGCTGGTGAGCCAGGCCAGGCTGACGCCGAGCAGGGTCACGCCGACACCAACACCGATCACCAGCGTCAGGGTATTGCCGATCAGGCGGCCCATCTGCGTCTGCCACAGATGCGTCCAGATCTGCTGATCCACCTCATGCCAGCTCAGCAGCAGCACCGACAACGGCATCAGCACCAGAACGGCGACGGCAAGGACGATGGGATACCAGCGACGCTGGACGGGATGCGGCACGCGGATTCCTCGACTACGGAAATGACGACGCCCCGGCTAGGCGGGGCGTCGCAGTATAACGGCAGCGGCGTGGATCGCCGAAGGTACACCTTTAAGTCATACGATCGCGCGAGCTGAACCCTGCTGCTTTCAACGCAGCAGGGTCGACACGCAGCAGATCGTTACGGACTTACTGCCAGCCGGCGCGATCCATCAGCATGGTCGCTTCAGCCTGACGCTTGCCCGCCACTTCAGTAGCCACGGTGTCGGCCTTGAAAGTGCCCCAGGAAGCCACCTCAGCGGACGGTTTCACCGCAGGGTTGGCCGGATATTCCTGGTTGACGCCAGCGAAGATGCTCTGCGCTTCCGGGGTGGTCATCCACTCCAGCAGCTTCTTGGCCTGCTCGGCGTGCGGCGCATGCTTGGTCACACCGGCACCCGCCAGGTTGACGTGCACACCACGGTCAGCCTGATTCGGCCAGAACGGTTTCACCTTCAGGCCTGGGTTCTGCTTGTGCAGACGACCGTAGTAGTAGGTATTGGTGATGCCCACGTCGCATTGGCCCGCATCGATGGCCTGCAGCAATGCGGTGTCATCGGCAAACACGTCGGTGGCCAGGTTGTTCACCCAACCCTTGACGATTTCCTCGGTCTTTTCCGCGCCATGGGCTTCGATCAGGGTGGCGGTCAGCGACTGGTTGTAAACCTTCTTACTGGTACGCAGGCACAGACGGCCTTCCCAGTTCTTGTCGGCCAGCGCTTCGTAGGTGGACAGCTCCTCCGGCTTGACGCGCTCGGTGGAGTAGAAAATGGTGCGCGCACGCAGCGACAGGCCAGTCCAGCTGTCGGTGCTGGAACGATACTGGGCGGGAATGTTGGCATCGATCACATCGGACTTGGTCGGCTGCAGCACGCCTTCCTGCTCGGCCTGCCAGAGGTTGCCGGCATCGACGGTGATCAGCAGGTCGGCCGGGGTGTTGGCGCCTTCGGCCTTGAGGCGGGCGATCAGCGGGGCTTCCTTGTCGGTGATGAACTTCACCTTGACCCCGGTCTTCTCGGTGTAGGCATCGAACACCGGCTTGATCAGCTCATCGATGCGGGCGGAGTAAACCACCACTTCATCAGCGGCCTGAACGGCGGAGGCCAGGGTGCCGAGAGTGAATGCAGCGAGGAGCGCGTTACGAGCCTTCATGGGATCAGCCTCTTACGGATTGGCAAAGTGGCTGAATGGTAGTGAATGTTATTTGCCTTCTCAACGTAAACAGCGAGACGAAACGCGCCAGTTATTACAAGTTGCGTCAGCTCAAGCGCGTGCCAGCTCCGGCAGATCACCGGAAAGTCCCAGCGCCTGACGCACGAACAGCGCCTTGGCTTCGGCCTGGCCGTCGACCAGATCGAGGCCGACGTTGCGCAGCAGACGCAGCGGCAGCGGGTCGGCCTGGAACAGACGCTGGAAGCCCTCCATCGCCGCCATCATCGCCAGGTTATGCGGCATGCGCCGGCGCTCGAAACGGCTCAGCACGCGCTCCTCACTCAGGTTCTCGCCACGCTCCAGAGCATGCAGCAGCACTTCGGCCAGCACAGCAGCGTCGAGGAAGCCCAGGTTGACGCCCTGCCCGGCCAACGGATGGATGGTGTGCGCGGCATCGCCGACCAGCGCCAGCCCCGGCTCCACATAGCGTTTGGCATGGCGTTGGCGCAGCGGAATGCACAACCGGCGATCGGCATGCAGCACCTTGCCGAGGCGCGCCTCGAAAGCCTTGGTCAGTTCATGGCAAAAGGCTTCGTCGTCCAGTGTCATCAACCGTTCAGCCTCGACCGGCACGGTCGACCAGACGATCGAGCACCAATGCTCACCCGCCGGGCCATCAAGCGGCAGGAAGGCCAGCGGGCCATCGTCAGTGAATCGCTGCCAGGCCGTGGCCCGATGCGGACGCTCGCAACGCACGCTGGTAACGATGGCGTGATGCAGATAATCCCACTCACGTGTGGCGCATCCGGCCAGACGGCGTACCGCGGAGTTGGCGCCGTCAGCAGCCACCAGCAGCGGCGCGCGCAACTGGCGGCCATAGGTGAGAGTCAGCAGCCAGTCATCGCCACTGCGGCGCAACTGCTCCAGGCGCGCACCGGGCAACAGGCCGATCTGGCTATCGTGCAGGCGTTCGAGCAGCGCATCCTGCACCACGCGATTCTCGACGATATGGCCGAGCGTCTGTGCATGCACGCTGGCGGCGGCGAAGTGGATGCTGCCGGTACCGGAGCCATCCCACACACGCATCTCACCATAGGGGCTGGCACGCCGCGCAACGATGCCATCCCAAGCACCCAGGCGTTCGAGGATGCGCTGACTGGCCATCGATAACGCACTGACGCGCGGCTCGAACGGCGCCTGCCCATCGAACGGCGACACGCTCAGCGGACTGCCGTCGACGATAAGAATGTCCAGGCCGCAGTGCTCCAGCGCCAGGGCCAAGGTACTGCCGACCATACCGGCACCGACGATGATCAGATCCGCGCGCATATCACTCCTTAAACCCTAGGGTGCCTGCGCACCATGGCTTCCGGTTGGTGCGCACAGCGCACCCTACTGGGCTGGTCATAAATTACGGGTTCCCATGCCCATCGCCTGCCGCGCGAACCAGCGCTTGGCCGGCGGCAGCAGGTCGAGTCCGAGCAGGCCAAGATTACGCCCTGCGGTCAGCAGCGGCTGAGCGTTGCTGAACAGGCGCGTTACCTGATCGGAGAAGCCGACGGTCATGTGCTGATCGAGCTGCTGCCGCTGCTGATAACGCTGCAACGTGGCGAAATCGCCCAGGAGCGCATCGCTGTCGGTCAGTACCTCGGCCAGTGCCAGGGTATCGCGCAACGACAGGTTGTAGCCCTGACCGGCGATGGGATGCAAGCTGTGCGCGGCATTACCCAACACCACCAGATGCGGTCGCACCTGCTCCTGCGCCTCGACCAGGCTCAGCGGGTAAAGATGGCGCGCGCCGACCTGCTGCAAGGCGCCCAGGCGATAGCCGAATGCTTGCTGCAACTCGCAGAGAAAACTGGCCTCGCTGACGCGCAACAGGCGCTCGGCATCAGCCTCGGCGCGTGTCCAGACCAATGCACAGCGGTTGTCGCTCAAGGGCAGCAACGCCATCGGGCCGTCATCGGTAAAACGCTCGAAGGCCTGACCGCGATGCGCCTCGAGCGGGCTCACGTTGGCGATCAGCGCACTCTGTCCATAGGGCTTGATGCTGACGCCGATACCCAGTTGCTCACGCAGGCCGGAACGCCCACCGTCGGCGAGAATCGCCAGGTCGCAGTCGGTACTGGTTTCGTCGTTCAACGTCAGGCGGTAACCGTCCTCCAGACGCTGCATCGCGACCACCTCGGCCGGACAGCGCCACTCGATCACATCCTGATCCAGCGCCTGCCACAGGCAGTGGCCGATCCAGGCGTTCTCCACCACGTAGCCAAGCGCCGGCACGCCCTCCTCGATGGCTTGCAAGCGCGTGGCGCCGAAGCGGCCGCGGTCGGAAACGTGGATCTGCTGAATCGGCTCGGCGCGCTGGGCAATGCTTTGCCAAAGGCCCATACGCTCGTAGATCAGCCGGCTGCCATAGGACAGCGCGGTGGAGCGGGCGTCATAACTGGGCTGGTATTCGCTGCCCGGCGCGAAGGGCTCGATCAGGGCGATACGCCAGCCACGCTGGCGTGCCGTGTCCTGCAGGGCCAACGCCAGGCTGGCACCGACCAGGCCACCGCCGATTATGGCCAGCTGTACGCGTGACATGGGCTCAAGCCGCCTCGCTACGCGCGGCAGCCATCAACGCCTCGATTTCTGCGACCGACTTGGGCACACCGCCCGTAAGAATCTCGCAGCCCTTCTTGGTCACCACCACGTCGTCCTCGATACGCACACCGATGCCGCGCCACTTCTTGGCGACCTGGTCGTTGTCGGGGGCGATATAGATGCCCGGCTCGACCGTCATCGCCATGCCCGGTTCGAGCACGCGCCACTCGCCACCCACCTTGTAGTCGCCGACATCGTGCACGTCCATGCCCAACCAGTGGCCGGCGCGATGCATGTAAAAGGGTTTGTAGGCTTCGCTGGCGATCAGCTCGTCGACATCGCCGTCGAGCAGGCCCAGCTCCACCAGCCCGGCAGTGATCACGCGCACGGTGGCTTCGTGGGCTTCGTTCCAGTGCTTGCCTGGAGCGATGAACTTGAACGCCTCCTCGTTGGCCTTGAGCACCAGCTCGTAGATGGCCTTCTGCTCGGGCGAGAACTTGCCGCTGACCGGGAAGGTGCGGGTGATGTCGCTGGCGTAGCAGTCGATCTCGCAACCGGCATCGATCAGCACCAGGTCACCGTCCTTGAGCGCCGCATCGTTCTCGCGGTAGTGCAGGATGCAGGCATTGCGGCCGGCCGCGACGATGCTGCCATAGGCCGGCATCTTCGCCCCGCCCTTGCGGAACTCGTAATCCAGCTCGGCTTCGAGGTGATACTCGAACAGGCCGGCGCGGCTCGCCTGCATGGCGCGGATGTGGGCGCGCGCACTGATCTCGGCAGCCTCTTTCATC
Protein-coding regions in this window:
- the ubiH gene encoding 2-octaprenyl-6-methoxyphenyl hydroxylase, which translates into the protein MSRVQLAIIGGGLVGASLALALQDTARQRGWRIALIEPFAPGSEYQPSYDARSTALSYGSRLIYERMGLWQSIAQRAEPIQQIHVSDRGRFGATRLQAIEEGVPALGYVVENAWIGHCLWQALDQDVIEWRCPAEVVAMQRLEDGYRLTLNDETSTDCDLAILADGGRSGLREQLGIGVSIKPYGQSALIANVSPLEAHRGQAFERFTDDGPMALLPLSDNRCALVWTRAEADAERLLRVSEASFLCELQQAFGYRLGALQQVGARHLYPLSLVEAQEQVRPHLVVLGNAAHSLHPIAGQGYNLSLRDTLALAEVLTDSDALLGDFATLQRYQQRQQLDQHMTVGFSDQVTRLFSNAQPLLTAGRNLGLLGLDLLPPAKRWFARQAMGMGTRNL
- a CDS encoding extracellular solute-binding protein, coding for MKARNALLAAFTLGTLASAVQAADEVVVYSARIDELIKPVFDAYTEKTGVKVKFITDKEAPLIARLKAEGANTPADLLITVDAGNLWQAEQEGVLQPTKSDVIDANIPAQYRSSTDSWTGLSLRARTIFYSTERVKPEELSTYEALADKNWEGRLCLRTSKKVYNQSLTATLIEAHGAEKTEEIVKGWVNNLATDVFADDTALLQAIDAGQCDVGITNTYYYGRLHKQNPGLKVKPFWPNQADRGVHVNLAGAGVTKHAPHAEQAKKLLEWMTTPEAQSIFAGVNQEYPANPAVKPSAEVASWGTFKADTVATEVAGKRQAEATMLMDRAGWQ
- a CDS encoding 2-octaprenyl-3-methyl-6-methoxy-1,4-benzoquinol hydroxylase yields the protein MRADLIIVGAGMVGSTLALALEHCGLDILIVDGSPLSVSPFDGQAPFEPRVSALSMASQRILERLGAWDGIVARRASPYGEMRVWDGSGTGSIHFAAASVHAQTLGHIVENRVVQDALLERLHDSQIGLLPGARLEQLRRSGDDWLLTLTYGRQLRAPLLVAADGANSAVRRLAGCATREWDYLHHAIVTSVRCERPHRATAWQRFTDDGPLAFLPLDGPAGEHWCSIVWSTVPVEAERLMTLDDEAFCHELTKAFEARLGKVLHADRRLCIPLRQRHAKRYVEPGLALVGDAAHTIHPLAGQGVNLGFLDAAVLAEVLLHALERGENLSEERVLSRFERRRMPHNLAMMAAMEGFQRLFQADPLPLRLLRNVGLDLVDGQAEAKALFVRQALGLSGDLPELARA
- a CDS encoding iron ABC transporter permease yields the protein MPHPVQRRWYPIVLAVAVLVLMPLSVLLLSWHEVDQQIWTHLWQTQMGRLIGNTLTLVIGVGVGVTLLGVSLAWLTSLCEFPGRRWLDWALMLPFAIPAYVLAFVFVGLLDFAGPVQTLLREWFGSGFRLPRVRSTGGVIIVLVLVFYPYVYLLARGAFLAQGKGLMEAARVLGQSPWQAFWRVALPMARPAIGAGLALAIMETLADFGAVSVFNFDTFTTAIYKTWYSFYSLTSATQLASLLLLAVALVLYGERRARGAARPANERPRGKALYHLHGWKAFAASAWCGLVFACAFVIPLLQLLAWFWQRGRFDLDERYAGLILHTLYLGGMAALITVSVAMLLAFARRQAPNRGVRFGVALGNIGYALPGSVLAVAIMLAFSFLDRELVIPLSTALGGAGKPLLLGSLAALLVAYLIRFMAVAFGPLETSLARIRPSLPEASRSLGVGGFGLFFKVYLPLLLPGTLSAALLVFVDVLKEMPATLLMRPFGWDTLSVRVFEMTSEGEWARAALPALTLVLVGLLPVILLIRRSARSFG
- the pepP gene encoding Xaa-Pro aminopeptidase, whose product is MISIPKSEYARRRKALMAQMEPNSIAILPAAPVYIRNRDVEHVYRQDSDFQYLTGFPEPEAVMALIPGREHGEYVLFCRERDPERELWDGLRAGQDGAIKTFGADDAFPIGDIDDILPGLIEGRERVYYAIGCNQEFDHRLMEWVNHIRAKARQGATPPNEFVALNHLLHDMRLYKSAAEVKVMKEAAEISARAHIRAMQASRAGLFEYHLEAELDYEFRKGGAKMPAYGSIVAAGRNACILHYRENDAALKDGDLVLIDAGCEIDCYASDITRTFPVSGKFSPEQKAIYELVLKANEEAFKFIAPGKHWNEAHEATVRVITAGLVELGLLDGDVDELIASEAYKPFYMHRAGHWLGMDVHDVGDYKVGGEWRVLEPGMAMTVEPGIYIAPDNDQVAKKWRGIGVRIEDDVVVTKKGCEILTGGVPKSVAEIEALMAAARSEAA
- the gcvT gene encoding glycine cleavage system aminomethyltransferase GcvT, with amino-acid sequence MGQRTPLYDLHLALGAKMVDFGGWDMPLHYGSQVEEHHQVRRECGVFDVSHMCVVDVSGSQAQAYLQRLLANDVARLQGIGKALYSAMLNEQGGVIDDLIVYRSADGYRLVVNAGTRDKDLAWMHAQAADFDVQLRERRDLAMLAIQGPKARVRTAELVTQARAALIQELKPFEGLPEGDWFIARTGYTGEDGLEIVLPSSEVVYFLNELVGAGIAPIGLGARDTLRLEAGMNLYGQDMDESVSPLAANMAWTLAWEPVERDFIGRAALQAQRAAGCPSKLVGLVLEERGVLRAHQVVRVEGVGEGEITSGSFSPTLNKSIALARVPAATGDRAEVEIRGKWFPVRVVKPSFVRHGKTLI